A single window of Oreochromis aureus strain Israel breed Guangdong linkage group 5, ZZ_aureus, whole genome shotgun sequence DNA harbors:
- the si:ch1073-15f12.3 gene encoding laminin subunit beta-3, translating into MRILLLLAASAILSHAQNDCSWGACYPPTDDLLLGRAHQLQASSTCGLTGSEIFCTPYQQRKMKCCPCDSRNPNSQLAHTVQDVVSTSGPDRWWQSQKETSPVTLQLNLNNLFQLDNLVLNFKGPRPSALVIERTLDNGKTWQPTLYMATNCQKAFPSVPTRVPLAMEQTYCYTLPPTDTNPYKDHTIEYSPLHQYAYVAAPKSQKIEDVSGLTGLRVRFTELGDVPHLPGRSLSRFYALKEMKVMGSCMCHGHANRCLPQGYSSSLLPSTIQVNAQCDCQHNTAGVNCERCADLYNDLPWRPAEEGNTHACKRCECNNHAQRCRFDWAVYEASGQRSGGVCENCMHHTTGPKCDQCAPGYQPNPRSRMDRPDACIRCICSAEGTVNSGRCDDSTGSCQCKANVEGPRCDRCKTGYYGLSSSNPLGCTKCSCSPHGSLSDICDPSTGQCLCRPHFHGITCNVCVKGYWKPNMSETCKPCGCDATKSTTDSCDQLTGQCQCRSGFGGRTCTECPDNTYGDPLKGCQPCDCDASGTLPGVCDKQSGVCLCRPGVSGARCDSCSPDRCDSFPDCEMCPSCFFNLNTQQKNLRSVLLRLASRLSSQSGGAADFGPRISDLEASLKIIQNSMSLSPITDTRDALSKLKKLRYQVDNDLSPLTKTPGLDSELDKLQDLLESFTLVYNAKKAVTENSISPNNIGAFTAISYAYDNSTDATKKVEAGKNTIKESTDVREKTEDIQSKVQPANTRDLDKLNNSMASQPNLTPVARQVCGSVHSEPCTPLQCEIGDLCTPVGDAPCEKGGKCVGALPLSKRADADAKDVKEGLDKLSGRITDAAEKLQKTQEMTNQVRQSTEKLSSKLQQARDELEDDLNETRSVVKELKDFLSDPSANLTHVQKVSDWILNAKLPPRLAGLKGKLQELKDLTANLPDSTAVLREAEPQLDAAKKLLQDAQDARDTALGVKADVDGLLAGFSSVSPSLAELEDKLQDKMDVIETLNNNLTKAKDQLVPAEKALDDVSTLIKPMKPQLDKLKDLLQDGGQLAEDARENAEKADKEAAAGNQDLLTLEKHLDSLKEKDVPRTDGETEPAEDRLNKLQQDAGVLANITKNMLQALDGKADSIQRLQDEIVQKSTKLEQLDVDLKTLLTQLRKKADDLSACQG; encoded by the exons ATGAGAATACTTTTACTACTAGCTG CCTCGGCCATACTGTCACACGCCCAAAATGACTGCTCATGGGGGGCTTGCTACCCACCCACCGATGACTTGCTCCTTGGCAGGGCTCACCAACTTCAGGCTTCATCTACCTGTGGCCTCACTGGCTCAGAGATCTTCTGTACCCCATACCAACAG aGGAAGATGAAATGTTGTCCGTGTGACTCCAGGAACCCAAACAGTCAGCTGGCCCACACTGTCCAGGATGTTGTGTCCACCTCGGGGCCAGACAGATGGTGGCAGTCTCAGAAAG AGACGAGTCCAGTTACCCTTCAGCTCAACCTCAACAACCTGTTCCAGCTTGACAACCTGGTGCTGAACTTCAAG GGTCCTCGTCCCAGTGCCTTGGTCATAGAGAGGACATTGGACAACGGCAAAACATGGCAGCCCACCCTCTACATGGCAACAAACTGTCAAAAAGCATTTCCCAGCGTACCCACAAGAGTTCCTCTTGCCATGGAGCAGACATACTGCTACACACTGCCCCCTACAGACACAAATCCATATAAAGATCACACA ATTGAGTACAGTCCTTTACATCAATACGCTTACGTCGCTGCTCCCAAAAGCCAAAAGATTGAAG ATGTGTCTGGGTTAACAGGGCTGAGGGTGAGATTCACAGAGCTGGGTGATGTGCCTCATCTGCCAGGCAGGAGTCTCAGTAGGTTTTACGCCCTGAAAGAGATGAAGGTGATGGGCAGCTGTATGTGCCATGGACATGCTAACCGATGTCTGCCACAAGGATACAGCAGTAGCCTGTTGCCCAGTACTATACAG GTGAACGCACAGTGTGACTGCCAGCATAACACAGCAGGTGTGAACTGTGAGCGCTGTGCTGATCTCTACAATGATCTGCCCTGGAGACCTGCAGAGGAAGGCAACACTCATGCCTGCAAAC GTTGTGAGTGTAACAACCACGCACAGCGCTGTCGGTTTGACTGGGCGGTGTACGAGGCCAGTGGACAGAGGAGTGGAGGTGTGTGTGAAAATTGTATGCACCACACCACAGGACCAAAGTGTGACCAGTGTGCTCCAGGATACCAGCCCAACCCCCGCAGTCGAATGGATCGCCCTGATGCCTGCATAC GCTGTATCTGCAGTGCCGAGGGGACAGTGAACAGCGGCCGGTGTGATGACAGCACAGGATCCTGTCAATGCAAAGCGAATGTAGAGGGTCCCCGCTGTGACCGCTGCAAGACGGGATACTACGGTCTGAGCTCCTCCAACCCTCTGGGCTGCACTA AGTGTTCCTGTTCTCCGCACGGCTCCCTTTCAGACATCTGTGATCCGTCGACTGGCCAGTGTCTCTGTCGTCCCCACTTCCACGGCATTACCTGCAACGTGTGTGTAAAAGGCTACTGGAAGCCAAACATGTCCGAAACCTGCAAACCCTGCGGCTGTGATGCCACCAAGTCAACCACTGATTCCTGCGATCAG ctgaCTGGTCAGTGTCAGTGCAGATCAGGCTTTGGAGGCCGAACGTGTACAGAGTGCCCTGATAATACGTACGGAGACCCTCTGAAAGGCTGCCAAC CCTGTGACTGTGATGCCAGTGGAACCCTCCCAGGAGTTTGTGACAAGCAGTCAGGAGTCTGTTTGTGCCGACCGGGCGTCTCTGGAGCTCGCTGCGACTCCTGCAGTCCTGACCGCTGCGACTCCTTCCCTGACTGTGAGATGTGTCCCTCCTGCTTCTTCAACCTAAACACTCAGCAAAAGAATCTCAGGTCGGTCCTGTTGAGACTTGCTTCCAGATTATCATCTCAGTCTGGAGGCGCTGCTGACTTTGGGCCCCGCATCAGTGACCTGGAGGCCAGTTTGAAAATCATCCAGAACTCCATGTCCCTCTCACCCATCACTGATACACGTGATGCTCTTTCTAAGCTGAAGAAGCTCAG GTACCAGGTTGATAATGACCTTTCACCCCTGACAAAAACTCCTGGTCTGGACTCTGAGCTGGACAAACTGCAGGACCTGCTGGAAAGCTTCACTCTGGTGTACAATGCCAAGAAAGCTGTCACAGAGAACTCTATCAGTCCCAACAATATAG GGGCATTTACTGCCATCAGCTACGCCTACGATAACTCGACAGATGCCACCAAAAAAGTTGAGGCCGGGAAAAATACCATAAAGGAATCAACTGATGTCCGAGAAAAGACTGAGGACATTCAGAGCAAAGTACAGCCGGCCAACACCAGAGATCTGGACAAACTGAACAACAGCATGGCCTCCCAACCCAACCTCACTCCTGTTGCCAGACAA GTGTGTGGCAGTGTTCACTCTGAGCCCTGCACACCTCTCCAGTGTGAAATTGGAGATTTGTGCACACCAGTGGGAGACGCACCCTGTGAAAAGGGGGGAAAGTGTGTGGGCGCTCTGCCTCTGAGCAAGAGGGCAGACGCTGATGCCAAGGATGTGAAGGAAGGACTCGACAAACTCTCTGGGAGGATCACCGATGCTGCAGAGAAG CTGCAGAAAACACAGGAGATGACCAATCAGGTGAGGCAGTCTACAGAGAAGCTGTCCAGTAAGCTGCAGCAGGCCAGAGATGAACTCGAAGACGACCTAAATGAGACACGCAGCGTTGTGAAAGAGCTCAAAGACTTCCTGTCAG ACCCATCCGCTAACCTGACCCATGTCCAGAAGGTGAGTGACTGGATCCTGAATGCCAAGCTGCCCCCCAGATTGGCAGGGCTTAAAGGGAAGCTGCAGGAGCTGAAGGATCTGACAGCCAATCTACCAGACAGCACAGCAGTGCTGAGGGAAGCTGAGCCACAGTTAGATGCAGCCAAGAAACTGCTGCAGGATGCTCAGGATGCCAG GGACACAGCACTGGGTGTGAAGGCTGATGTTGATGGGCTGCTGGCAGGCTTCAGCTCAGTGAGCCCTTCCCTTGCTGAGCTGGAAGACAAATTGCAAGACAAAATGGATGTCATAGAGACCTTGAATAACAACCTTACTAAG GCCAAAGACCAGCTGGTGCCAGCAGAGAAGGCTCTGGACGATGTATCAACACTGATAAAGCCAATGAAACCCCAGCTGGATAAGCTGAAAGACCTGCTGCAGGATGGAGGTCAGCTGGCTGAAGATGCACgggaaaatgcagaaaaagctGACAAAGAAGCAGCTGCTGGAAATCAG GACCTGTTGACTTTGGAGAAGCACCTTGACAGTCTTAAAGAGAAAGATGTTCCCAGGACAGATGGTGAGACGGAGCCAGCGGAGGATCGACTGAACAAACTGCAGCAGGATGCTGGAGTTCTGGCTAACATAACCAAAAACATGCTGCAGGCTCTAGATG GAAAAGCCGACTCCATCCAAAGACTGCAGGACGAGATAGTTCAGAAGTCAACGAAGCTTGAACAGCTCGATGTCGATCTTAAAACACTTCTGACACAACTCCGTAAGAAAGCCGACGACCTCAGTGCCTGCCAGGGCTGA